A portion of the Aquamicrobium sp. genome contains these proteins:
- a CDS encoding dihydrodipicolinate synthase family protein, whose amino-acid sequence MQTELAGIISALFTPMNADGTEIDEAKFAALVRSQVALGIHGIVVAGTTGEHSTLTAAERKRLCEVAVAEAKGKIPVIAQIGAPGSREAFDLARHAVAAGADRLMAVAPYYDRLRWADLQRFLGQCAEIAGGPVVYYHTPRVTGLDLTEDELVSLTRSGYISHIKDSAANYTATMRLMLNPDAPKIIAGSDPAMMATIASGAPGSILGASTFIPEICIELYDAIAVRKNLVEAQDVWKRLWPVLNFLLLNGYVAMTKAGAELRGMPVGAPREPLLPADERARAALKQVLDAAGIGALPPTP is encoded by the coding sequence ATGCAGACCGAACTCGCAGGTATCATCAGCGCGCTTTTCACACCCATGAATGCCGACGGGACGGAGATCGATGAGGCGAAGTTCGCCGCGCTCGTCCGGTCCCAGGTCGCGCTCGGCATCCATGGCATCGTCGTCGCCGGCACGACGGGCGAGCACTCCACGCTGACCGCGGCGGAGCGCAAGCGCCTCTGCGAGGTGGCGGTGGCCGAGGCGAAGGGCAAGATACCCGTCATCGCCCAGATCGGGGCGCCGGGGTCGCGCGAGGCGTTCGACCTCGCGCGGCACGCCGTGGCGGCCGGCGCCGACCGCCTGATGGCGGTCGCGCCCTATTACGACCGGCTGCGCTGGGCCGATCTGCAACGCTTCCTCGGGCAGTGCGCCGAGATCGCCGGCGGGCCGGTCGTCTACTACCACACGCCGCGCGTGACCGGGCTCGACCTGACGGAGGACGAGCTCGTCAGCCTGACCCGGTCGGGCTACATCTCGCACATCAAGGACAGCGCCGCGAACTACACCGCCACCATGCGGCTGATGCTCAATCCGGATGCGCCGAAGATCATTGCCGGGTCCGATCCGGCGATGATGGCGACGATCGCCAGCGGTGCGCCCGGCTCCATCTTGGGGGCTTCGACTTTCATCCCCGAGATCTGCATCGAGCTCTACGATGCCATCGCCGTCAGGAAGAACCTCGTCGAGGCGCAGGATGTGTGGAAGCGGCTGTGGCCGGTCCTCAACTTCCTGCTTCTCAACGGCTACGTCGCCATGACCAAGGCCGGCGCCGAGCTGCGCGGCATGCCCGTCGGCGCGCCGCGCGAGCCGCTGCTGCCCGCGGACGAGCGGGCGCGCGCCGCCCTGAAGCAGGTGCTCGATGCCGCCGGCATCGGCGCCCTGCCGCCCACCCCCTGA
- a CDS encoding ABC transporter substrate-binding protein: MASASAACAQEVPEKLIIGSSFSQTPWGFFDDNQQPTGIDVSMCGALAKEMGATDVEYVNLDFKGLIPALQADRFNMVCAGVYITEEREKVVTMVPYVRSSQAILAKADSGIAGLDDLCGKSVSVLQGSAQLKVVAEQSEKCVAESKPQVNIQSFDTQPIAVRALENGNVEAFVASDQLVSYYLLKNPSLEKAAANINPVTLGIVVKKDDEALAKAVRDGLVRMKENGTYDAVLKEWGIETAAVDSFDR; the protein is encoded by the coding sequence GTGGCTTCCGCATCCGCGGCCTGTGCGCAAGAGGTGCCGGAGAAGCTGATCATCGGCAGCTCCTTCAGCCAGACCCCGTGGGGGTTCTTCGACGACAACCAGCAGCCCACCGGCATCGACGTCTCGATGTGCGGCGCGCTGGCGAAGGAGATGGGAGCAACGGATGTCGAGTACGTGAATCTCGACTTCAAGGGCCTCATCCCGGCCCTGCAGGCGGATCGCTTCAACATGGTCTGCGCCGGTGTCTACATCACCGAGGAGCGCGAGAAGGTGGTGACGATGGTGCCTTATGTCCGCAGCAGCCAGGCGATTCTGGCGAAGGCGGATTCCGGCATCGCCGGGCTCGACGATCTGTGCGGAAAGAGCGTCAGCGTGTTGCAGGGCTCGGCCCAGCTCAAGGTCGTCGCCGAGCAGAGCGAGAAGTGCGTCGCCGAGAGCAAGCCGCAGGTGAACATCCAGTCGTTCGACACGCAGCCGATCGCGGTGCGGGCGCTGGAGAACGGCAATGTCGAGGCCTTCGTCGCCTCCGACCAGCTCGTCTCCTACTACCTGCTGAAGAATCCGAGCCTTGAAAAGGCCGCCGCCAACATCAATCCGGTCACGCTGGGCATCGTCGTCAAGAAGGACGACGAGGCGCTGGCGAAGGCCGTTCGCGACGGGCTCGTGCGCATGAAGGAGAACGGCACCTACGACGCCGTGCTCAAGGAGTGGGGCATCGAAACCGCCGCCGTCGACTCCTTCGACCGCTAG